In Pelosinus sp. UFO1, one genomic interval encodes:
- a CDS encoding methyl-accepting chemotaxis protein has translation MQWFKNLNIGKKLMVSFMIIVLITVLVGVVGIRNIQDIEVIDAELYEINTLSIGDIAQAGMAYQRIRVSIGQLISEDDIEKKKQYVNTVAELHKTMDTELNNFEKNIQSPEVRQEFNKLKTIQGKWAVILDDVLRLTLTGQNQAAYALYSTQGNQYSVEISQIIDRLMELQMAQAGQKAASNSEITKAATKNMFILLIVSFLVALTLVVLITRLSTNSVKELQSLMAQVEGGDLTVQGKVNSEDEMGKLILSFNKLVETMHHMNKEIYDTAIILNESSSNMLSVAEVVASNSEEMSAVISGASEATEAITVSVNNGAVTSLELSGNINSISAATEEISATIHSLASASEQASVNLDQVSVLVDKISGGINLVAGSAKDVSGSVTDVVTAVKEINLSLSEVSKNCERSISVAKDAEMRAQETTVIIQKLSSVSRQIGKVVNLINDIADQTNMLALNAAIEAAGAGDAGKGFAVVANEVKELAKQTSGATDEIANQIETMQEEMAEAVQAVSGITQVISAINDNSNNIAVAVTEQSAVVGDISAAVIIAAEKVNVISNEIGDIAEKSRDVARGAAESTLGVKEIARSVGDLSLTAGDLAKNTESASVGMKDVANASQKIAVNVEEIFRSINEMDKASNNTAAKGVQTTEAADKLVIVSNKLQELAKRFTV, from the coding sequence GTGCAGTGGTTTAAAAACTTAAATATTGGTAAAAAACTTATGGTAAGCTTTATGATAATCGTCCTTATTACCGTCCTGGTGGGGGTAGTAGGTATACGTAATATTCAAGACATTGAGGTAATTGATGCCGAGTTATATGAGATAAATACACTATCGATTGGAGATATTGCACAAGCTGGAATGGCCTATCAGCGTATTCGCGTGAGTATTGGACAATTGATCTCAGAAGATGATATAGAGAAGAAGAAACAGTATGTAAATACCGTAGCTGAATTGCATAAAACAATGGACACGGAATTGAATAATTTTGAAAAAAATATCCAATCACCGGAAGTGCGTCAGGAATTCAATAAGCTAAAAACCATTCAAGGAAAATGGGCTGTTATTTTGGACGATGTTCTGCGACTGACGTTGACAGGTCAGAATCAAGCAGCTTATGCTCTTTATTCGACGCAAGGGAATCAATATTCAGTAGAAATCAGCCAAATTATTGACCGCTTAATGGAGTTGCAAATGGCGCAAGCAGGTCAAAAAGCAGCAAGTAATTCCGAAATAACAAAGGCAGCCACTAAGAATATGTTCATTTTACTTATAGTCAGTTTTTTAGTGGCTCTTACTCTCGTTGTTTTGATTACACGTCTTAGCACAAATTCAGTAAAAGAATTACAATCTCTCATGGCCCAAGTTGAGGGGGGAGATCTTACTGTGCAAGGCAAGGTGAATTCTGAAGATGAGATGGGTAAGTTAATTTTGTCTTTTAATAAACTGGTGGAAACGATGCATCACATGAATAAGGAAATATACGATACAGCCATTATCTTAAATGAATCTTCTAGTAATATGCTGTCTGTTGCCGAAGTGGTAGCATCCAATAGTGAGGAGATGAGCGCTGTTATTAGCGGAGCAAGCGAAGCTACTGAAGCAATTACTGTGAGTGTGAATAATGGAGCAGTCACATCTCTAGAGCTCAGTGGTAATATTAATTCTATTTCTGCTGCCACGGAAGAAATATCTGCAACAATCCATAGCTTGGCATCAGCTTCTGAACAGGCTTCCGTTAACTTGGATCAGGTTAGTGTTCTGGTAGATAAAATATCCGGCGGGATCAATTTGGTTGCAGGTTCGGCAAAAGATGTTTCAGGTTCTGTAACAGATGTGGTGACTGCTGTTAAAGAGATAAATTTATCGTTAAGTGAAGTAAGTAAGAACTGCGAACGTTCAATTTCTGTAGCAAAAGATGCAGAAATGAGGGCTCAGGAAACTACCGTTATTATACAAAAATTAAGCAGTGTATCTAGACAGATTGGTAAGGTAGTAAATTTAATTAATGATATTGCAGATCAAACCAATATGCTAGCCTTGAATGCAGCCATAGAAGCTGCAGGTGCAGGTGATGCAGGGAAGGGGTTCGCCGTTGTAGCCAATGAAGTTAAGGAATTGGCAAAACAAACTTCAGGGGCAACAGATGAGATTGCTAATCAGATAGAAACAATGCAGGAAGAAATGGCAGAAGCTGTTCAGGCGGTAAGTGGCATCACCCAAGTAATTAGCGCTATTAATGACAATAGTAATAATATTGCGGTGGCGGTCACAGAACAGTCGGCTGTCGTTGGGGATATTTCAGCCGCCGTAATTATCGCTGCCGAAAAAGTGAATGTTATATCAAATGAAATTGGTGATATTGCAGAAAAATCTCGTGATGTAGCAAGAGGTGCGGCTGAAAGCACCCTAGGGGTAAAAGAGATTGCTCGCTCAGTTGGCGATCTATCCCTTACGGCGGGGGATTTGGCCAAAAATACAGAAAGTGCTTCTGTGGGAATGAAAGATGTAGCGAATGCTTCTCAAAAAATTGCTGTAAATGTAGAGGAAATATTCAGAAGTATTAATGAGATGGATAAGGCTTCTAATAATACGGCAGCAAAGGGAGTTCAAACAACTGAGGCTGCAGATAAACTTGTAATTGTGTCTAATAAATTGCAAGAATTGGCAAAACGCTTTACTGTATAA
- a CDS encoding chemotaxis protein CheW, producing the protein MTGKVLTFYLGSSLCGIDITLAKEINRNIKYTSVPGGAAHIVGLLNVRGQVVTLFDFTEVLRFVEKKDRISSRCIILKKISRGEQIGFLIDKLGEVVDVTSAMCELPPANIRNVEGQFISEVVKLDSQVMLLLDIEKIIDVV; encoded by the coding sequence ATGACAGGAAAAGTTTTGACCTTTTATCTTGGAAGCAGCCTGTGCGGTATTGATATTACCTTGGCAAAGGAAATTAATCGCAATATCAAATATACATCTGTCCCCGGTGGAGCAGCTCATATAGTAGGATTATTAAATGTAAGGGGACAAGTAGTTACCCTATTTGATTTCACTGAAGTATTACGCTTTGTAGAGAAAAAAGATAGGATAAGTTCTCGGTGTATCATCCTTAAAAAGATATCTCGTGGAGAGCAGATAGGATTTCTTATTGATAAATTGGGAGAAGTAGTTGATGTGACATCTGCGATGTGTGAACTGCCGCCAGCGAATATAAGGAATGTAGAAGGGCAATTTATTTCAGAAGTAGTAAAACTAGATAGCCAGGTTATGCTACTGTTAGATATAGAAAAAATAATTGATGTTGTATAA
- a CDS encoding hybrid sensor histidine kinase/response regulator, producing the protein MLKDEKLIQEFVIEAISHVEKIESGLLAIEKGQLDEQIIHSIFRSAHNIKGTAGFFGFHKIVELSHAIESLLGKVRSREIAITLPIIDALLAANDELKVLLDHITTSEQQDITIYVKELKQAFPSESFGMNGKGTTSSLTSEMQETISQTNKPYNDVKVVLEDLSRKGHRVYKYQYDIHSIEPNEAGRLCGNTAKSIQSIGVLLAHYITQAQEGTRSASQQEAIFLFSTVLEKELAVMALGASQEDIVEFDVSSQKNEIFQVIDAPNKTGSSGYNLLEAERSEFDSGEEKRSSQDLDTERIKVDVTLLNNLVNLASEMVLARNQLLRALEKEIDSIPGIRPILQKIDHTTTEIQEKIMRTRMQPVSILFQPIPRLVRELSKKLGKNLTLRMEGKEVEMDKSILEGLVDPFTHLIRNALDHGIEDAALRKSLGKDPTATLEIQARHEGGRVIIDIRDDGAGINVEKIRQQALKQGLIHQEQGKFMSESKVLDYIFSPGLSTVSKVSDISGRGVGLDVVRSNIEKFGGTVEVYTIKGQGTTFRLLLPLTLAIIPSLIVGVENHFFALPQTHLQEIVRVVEDKDIGKIQSIQGQQVLWLRGKLVPIIHLAEVIGLNLSEKHNKRITRILIIKVKENIFGLIVDTIHGREEILVKPMPTHLRDRKVYSGVTILGDGSIAMVLDATGIAETALMFTEEEATNSQIELAAVESKREHLQKLLLFHCFGPETFALHLSMVARVNEIRCHQIERIGDKEFYHFQGNIVELIRPEKHLPVAYQDNVGEKMYVIHPKFVTESVGILVRKIQDTVESDLLMTEDDIQAKGLLGSTVVNGKIVLLMDLYELLEMAVPQQEIPWENNQLQKVTKNVLLVEDTPFFIRLVKKYLGYAGYQVFVVQNGREALRFLRQQSIDVVITALDMPLVDSMEMLQRIRVDENLAEIPVIVVSDESQNEIQKKAMLKAGFNSYGCKFDRRDLLEKVAAVQLEDA; encoded by the coding sequence GTGTTAAAGGATGAAAAGCTTATTCAAGAATTTGTCATTGAGGCCATAAGCCATGTGGAGAAGATAGAATCGGGATTGCTTGCTATTGAAAAGGGGCAACTGGATGAGCAGATCATTCATTCCATTTTTCGTTCTGCTCATAATATTAAAGGGACAGCTGGATTTTTTGGTTTCCACAAAATTGTTGAATTGTCTCATGCTATTGAAAGTTTGCTAGGAAAAGTGCGCAGTAGAGAGATAGCCATTACTTTACCTATCATTGATGCATTGTTAGCAGCGAATGATGAACTTAAGGTATTGTTGGATCATATTACAACTAGCGAACAACAAGATATCACTATCTATGTAAAAGAATTAAAACAAGCCTTTCCCAGCGAAAGTTTTGGAATGAATGGAAAGGGTACGACGAGTTCTTTGACTAGCGAAATGCAAGAGACAATCTCGCAGACGAATAAACCTTATAATGATGTCAAAGTGGTGCTAGAAGATTTAAGCAGAAAAGGTCATAGAGTATATAAGTATCAGTATGACATCCATTCCATAGAGCCTAATGAGGCGGGACGGCTGTGCGGGAATACAGCTAAAAGTATCCAATCAATAGGTGTTTTGTTAGCCCATTATATTACTCAGGCTCAAGAAGGTACTAGATCTGCTTCTCAGCAAGAAGCAATCTTTTTATTTAGTACAGTACTGGAAAAAGAACTTGCGGTTATGGCCCTTGGTGCAAGCCAGGAAGATATTGTGGAATTTGACGTTTCCAGTCAGAAAAATGAGATTTTTCAAGTTATAGACGCCCCAAATAAAACTGGTTCTAGCGGATATAATCTTCTAGAAGCGGAGCGAAGTGAATTTGATTCAGGGGAAGAAAAAAGAAGCAGTCAAGATCTTGATACGGAACGTATTAAAGTAGATGTAACGTTACTTAATAATTTAGTTAATTTAGCGAGTGAGATGGTTTTGGCACGCAATCAATTACTGCGGGCATTAGAAAAAGAGATAGATAGTATTCCAGGAATTCGGCCTATCTTGCAAAAAATTGACCATACCACTACAGAAATACAAGAGAAAATTATGCGTACACGTATGCAACCAGTATCCATATTATTTCAACCGATACCTCGCTTGGTAAGGGAGTTATCGAAAAAGCTGGGAAAAAATTTAACTCTACGTATGGAAGGTAAGGAAGTAGAAATGGATAAATCAATTTTGGAAGGATTGGTTGATCCATTTACTCATTTAATACGCAATGCCTTAGATCACGGCATCGAAGATGCTGCTTTAAGAAAATCATTGGGCAAAGATCCTACTGCGACTCTAGAAATACAAGCTCGTCATGAAGGTGGGCGTGTCATTATCGACATTAGAGATGATGGGGCAGGTATTAATGTAGAGAAGATTAGACAGCAGGCGTTAAAGCAGGGATTAATTCATCAGGAACAAGGTAAATTTATGAGTGAGAGTAAGGTGCTCGATTATATTTTTTCACCAGGATTATCCACTGTTTCTAAGGTAAGTGATATTTCTGGACGGGGTGTTGGGCTCGATGTAGTACGATCGAATATTGAAAAATTCGGCGGTACGGTAGAGGTGTATACGATTAAGGGGCAAGGCACGACATTTCGCTTACTGTTACCTTTAACACTGGCCATAATACCTTCACTAATTGTAGGCGTAGAAAATCATTTTTTTGCTCTGCCGCAAACTCATTTGCAGGAGATTGTAAGAGTTGTAGAAGACAAAGATATAGGTAAAATACAATCCATTCAAGGACAGCAAGTTTTGTGGCTGCGAGGGAAATTAGTCCCGATTATTCACTTAGCGGAAGTAATTGGATTGAATTTGTCAGAAAAACACAATAAACGCATAACACGGATTTTAATCATAAAAGTGAAGGAAAATATTTTTGGCCTTATTGTAGATACAATTCATGGACGAGAAGAAATTTTGGTTAAACCAATGCCAACTCACTTAAGAGATAGAAAGGTTTATTCTGGAGTCACAATCTTAGGTGATGGCAGTATTGCTATGGTTCTGGATGCCACTGGCATTGCTGAAACTGCTCTAATGTTTACCGAAGAGGAAGCTACTAATTCGCAAATCGAATTGGCAGCCGTAGAATCGAAAAGAGAACATTTACAAAAATTATTGCTATTTCATTGTTTTGGACCGGAGACATTTGCCTTGCATTTGTCTATGGTAGCTAGGGTTAATGAAATTCGTTGTCACCAAATTGAACGAATTGGCGACAAAGAATTTTATCATTTCCAGGGAAATATTGTAGAATTAATCAGACCAGAAAAACATCTGCCTGTTGCTTATCAAGATAACGTAGGAGAAAAAATGTATGTCATTCATCCTAAATTTGTCACAGAGTCTGTTGGTATTCTTGTAAGAAAGATTCAAGATACAGTGGAAAGTGACTTGCTGATGACAGAGGATGACATACAGGCCAAAGGCTTATTAGGATCTACGGTTGTAAATGGCAAAATTGTATTATTAATGGATTTATATGAACTATTGGAAATGGCAGTACCACAGCAAGAAATCCCCTGGGAAAACAATCAGCTACAAAAGGTAACAAAAAATGTGCTGCTAGTAGAAGATACACCGTTTTTTATAAGACTTGTGAAAAAGTACTTAGGATATGCTGGTTATCAAGTCTTTGTCGTTCAGAATGGAAGAGAGGCATTGCGATTTCTTCGTCAGCAAAGCATTGATGTTGTTATCACTGCTTTGGATATGCCATTAGTGGACAGTATGGAAATGTTACAACGTATCCGCGTCGATGAAAATCTGGCGGAGATACCAGTGATTGTGGTATCTGATGAATCCCAAAATGAAATACAAAAAAAAGCCATGTTAAAGGCTGGTTTTAACTCCTACGGATGTAAGTTTGATCGTAGGGATTTGCTGGAAAAAGTCGCAGCAGTGCAATTGGAGGATGCTTAA
- a CDS encoding diguanylate cyclase yields MKVLIIDDEKSIRTILSEMVQHWGYEVVLAADGESAWKIFQVINEPIIVLLDWVMPGIDGVELCRRLKQSEKTAHTYVIILTAKKSDVEDVVIGFDAGSDDFVTKPIDPRELSCRLSVGRRILTYQHDLEQRNATLQETTRVMENVMRELQVVNGKLKELSLEDELTGIPNRRSLENYLAREWWHALREKEALTFIMVDVDFFKFYNDTYGHPAGDECLKKVAAILAENVKRSSDITTRYGGEEFAIVLHDTDSAGGQKVAEKLRLAVESLVIPNKASKVSPYVTISLGIATIIPDINLSYETLKKEADDALYQAKREGRNRWFAIDVGRGACSVKG; encoded by the coding sequence ATGAAAGTATTAATCATTGATGATGAAAAAAGTATTCGCACTATACTCTCAGAAATGGTACAACATTGGGGTTACGAGGTTGTTCTTGCAGCTGATGGTGAAAGTGCTTGGAAAATTTTTCAGGTTATTAATGAACCAATTATTGTGCTGCTCGATTGGGTTATGCCAGGGATAGATGGAGTTGAATTATGTAGACGGTTAAAACAGAGTGAGAAGACAGCACATACTTACGTTATCATATTAACTGCCAAGAAAAGTGATGTCGAAGATGTGGTAATTGGCTTTGATGCTGGGTCTGATGATTTCGTGACGAAGCCGATTGATCCAAGAGAATTAAGTTGTCGCCTGTCCGTTGGCCGGCGTATTTTAACATATCAGCATGATTTAGAACAACGTAATGCTACTTTACAAGAAACGACTCGGGTGATGGAAAATGTAATGCGAGAGCTGCAAGTTGTAAATGGTAAGCTAAAAGAACTTTCCTTAGAGGATGAACTTACAGGAATTCCTAACAGGAGAAGTTTGGAGAATTATTTAGCTAGAGAATGGTGGCATGCATTGCGGGAAAAAGAAGCGTTGACCTTCATTATGGTAGATGTGGATTTTTTTAAGTTTTACAATGATACCTATGGACATCCTGCGGGAGATGAATGCTTGAAAAAAGTTGCTGCTATCTTAGCTGAAAATGTGAAACGCAGCAGTGACATAACTACCCGTTATGGCGGTGAGGAGTTCGCCATTGTTCTGCATGATACTGACTCAGCAGGGGGACAAAAGGTAGCGGAAAAACTTCGACTTGCTGTAGAATCACTTGTAATACCCAATAAAGCATCTAAAGTCAGCCCTTATGTTACCATAAGCCTGGGTATTGCAACAATAATACCGGATATCAATTTATCCTATGAGACTTTAAAAAAAGAAGCCGATGATGCCTTGTATCAAGCAAAACGTGAAGGTAGAAACAGATGGTTTGCGATTGATGTAGGGAGAGGTGCATGTAGTGTTAAAGGATGA
- a CDS encoding methyl-accepting chemotaxis protein, whose amino-acid sequence MQLRIKGKILTIILVVSLAMLTVGSIGYYYTNAMSNEMKIMYNENLLSIKRLNETRHNFRAVHGMILELIFGNVDKATEDKLTNEIKSLALETDKTLKAYESQKLTPYEQEKLLKLKEAIGQYRTERQKAIDLAKQGKKQEAYTYFTQQAAGKLEAVNITLQELANYMAEKSDKANREGEEHASFAGKVIFSLTGLFALLSMFLGWKLSTMIVSRLGTVGAFLAEIANGNLGLENVKIAERDEIGEIGQGLNKMADSLKGVVRQVIESAEQVAASSEELTASAEQSAQATNQVAATISEVAQGAENQASAVTTTTSVVEQLSTGIEQVSLNATKMSEVSDKTFQAAQDGGKAVKAAMNQMDIVEQTVTKSANVVAKLGERSKEMGQIVETISGIAAQTNLLALNAAIEAARAGEHGRGFAVVAEEVRKLAEQSQESAKEIANLIAEAGMDTDQAVNAMKEGSREVNVGAEVVNTAGKAFKEISTFIDQLTGQIKETSASIGQMASGSQKIVASVHDIDQISKDTASRTQTVSAATEEQSASMEEIAASSQALAKMAEELQGVVRRFRI is encoded by the coding sequence TTGCAGCTTAGAATTAAGGGGAAAATTCTTACCATTATTTTAGTAGTTTCATTGGCCATGCTCACAGTAGGTTCGATAGGGTATTATTATACAAATGCAATGAGCAATGAAATGAAAATTATGTACAATGAAAATCTTTTATCCATTAAACGATTAAATGAGACTCGGCATAATTTTAGGGCAGTTCACGGAATGATTCTGGAACTTATTTTTGGTAATGTAGATAAGGCAACCGAAGATAAGTTAACAAATGAAATAAAATCATTGGCATTGGAAACGGATAAAACCTTAAAAGCCTATGAGAGTCAAAAACTAACACCATATGAGCAAGAAAAATTACTTAAGCTAAAAGAAGCAATTGGTCAGTATCGGACAGAGCGACAAAAGGCAATTGATTTAGCAAAACAAGGGAAAAAGCAAGAAGCTTATACATATTTTACCCAGCAGGCTGCAGGTAAACTTGAAGCGGTAAATATAACTCTCCAAGAACTAGCAAATTATATGGCGGAAAAAAGTGATAAGGCCAATCGAGAAGGAGAAGAACATGCTAGTTTTGCCGGTAAAGTGATTTTCTCATTAACGGGGCTTTTTGCTTTACTAAGTATGTTTCTTGGGTGGAAACTATCTACTATGATTGTCAGCAGATTAGGAACTGTAGGTGCCTTTTTAGCTGAAATAGCAAATGGGAATTTAGGTCTAGAAAACGTAAAAATCGCCGAGAGGGATGAAATCGGTGAAATAGGCCAGGGTTTAAACAAGATGGCTGATAGTCTAAAAGGAGTTGTCCGCCAGGTAATTGAATCAGCTGAACAGGTGGCGGCGTCTTCAGAAGAACTGACAGCAAGTGCAGAACAATCAGCGCAGGCTACCAATCAGGTAGCAGCTACCATTAGTGAAGTAGCCCAGGGGGCTGAAAACCAGGCTAGTGCAGTAACGACAACTACTTCCGTAGTTGAACAGTTATCTACGGGTATTGAGCAAGTTTCCCTAAATGCAACAAAAATGAGTGAGGTATCCGATAAAACGTTCCAAGCAGCCCAAGATGGTGGTAAAGCAGTAAAAGCTGCAATGAATCAGATGGATATTGTGGAACAGACAGTGACCAAATCAGCGAATGTTGTTGCAAAACTAGGGGAAAGATCGAAAGAAATGGGACAAATTGTTGAGACGATTTCTGGAATTGCGGCACAAACGAATCTACTTGCTTTGAATGCAGCTATTGAGGCTGCCCGTGCAGGAGAGCATGGTAGAGGATTTGCTGTAGTTGCGGAAGAGGTACGAAAGTTAGCAGAACAATCTCAAGAGTCAGCAAAGGAAATTGCAAATTTAATTGCAGAAGCTGGTATGGATACAGATCAAGCTGTTAACGCTATGAAAGAAGGAAGTCGTGAGGTCAATGTGGGAGCTGAGGTAGTAAACACTGCTGGGAAAGCTTTCAAAGAAATTTCTACTTTTATTGATCAATTGACAGGTCAAATCAAAGAAACTTCTGCTTCTATTGGGCAAATGGCTTCGGGTAGCCAGAAGATCGTAGCATCTGTACATGATATTGACCAAATTAGTAAAGATACGGCCAGTAGAACTCAAACTGTATCTGCAGCTACTGAGGAGCAATCAGCATCCATGGAAGAGATTGCTGCATCTAGCCAGGCATTAGCTAAGATGGCAGAAGAACTTCAAGGCGTTGTAAGAAGGTTTAGGATATAG
- a CDS encoding YibE/F family protein translates to MKIQRIFLLYILMNVIAFLHLDVAPAFAAANNPQPIDYINGVVLSVQSLEISSNKNMGVTGKNLITIQLTSGAEAGKEVQSINYTTNQPLFDISPSPGDKIILAVNETQSVKQYHVADYNRLFPMYILVGVFILSLLLLGKKIGVKTLFVICFSVILILKGMIPLILSYHWNFILATMLVCAVIATVTQITISGWNAKTWGAIIGTVGGVVIAGILAAISISWMHLTGLDSEEAMMLKVTTLSFMNFQEVLFAGIILGSLGAVMDVTISIASTQFEIKKSCPHYGFTEVFKSGINVGRDVMGTMANTLILAYTGSSLPLIFLITSQENVSLVRIMNLNIVATEITRALTGSIGLICSIPLTAAITALLLSRINKQ, encoded by the coding sequence ATGAAAATACAACGAATTTTTTTACTCTATATTTTAATGAATGTTATTGCTTTCTTACATTTGGATGTAGCGCCCGCCTTTGCGGCAGCTAACAATCCGCAACCAATTGATTATATAAATGGCGTAGTGTTGTCGGTACAATCCCTTGAAATTTCATCGAATAAGAATATGGGGGTTACTGGGAAAAATTTAATAACGATTCAGCTTACATCAGGGGCAGAAGCTGGTAAAGAGGTGCAGAGTATTAACTATACTACCAACCAGCCATTATTTGACATCAGCCCTAGTCCTGGGGATAAGATCATTTTGGCTGTAAACGAGACACAAAGTGTAAAACAATACCATGTCGCGGATTATAATCGCCTTTTTCCTATGTATATACTAGTAGGTGTCTTTATTTTATCCTTGTTGTTGCTTGGGAAAAAGATTGGTGTTAAGACCTTGTTTGTTATTTGTTTTTCTGTAATTTTGATTCTTAAGGGTATGATTCCCCTTATTTTGAGTTATCATTGGAACTTTATTTTGGCTACCATGCTTGTTTGTGCAGTGATTGCTACCGTAACGCAAATTACAATTAGTGGTTGGAATGCAAAGACCTGGGGAGCAATTATTGGTACTGTAGGTGGTGTTGTTATAGCAGGGATTTTAGCAGCAATATCCATTTCGTGGATGCATTTAACAGGCTTAGATAGTGAAGAAGCTATGATGCTCAAAGTTACTACGTTATCCTTCATGAACTTTCAAGAAGTTCTATTTGCAGGAATTATTTTAGGATCACTAGGCGCTGTGATGGATGTAACGATATCGATTGCCTCTACCCAATTTGAAATTAAAAAATCTTGTCCTCATTATGGATTTACAGAAGTATTTAAATCTGGCATAAACGTTGGACGAGATGTTATGGGAACTATGGCAAATACCTTAATTTTAGCTTATACGGGGAGTTCCTTACCTTTGATTTTTCTGATTACATCACAAGAAAATGTGTCCTTAGTACGCATTATGAATTTAAATATTGTGGCGACAGAAATAACGAGAGCTCTTACTGGAAGCATTGGATTAATCTGCTCCATACCGCTAACAGCTGCCATTACAGCCCTCCTCTTGAGCCGAATCAATAAGCAGTAA
- a CDS encoding cob(I)yrinic acid a,c-diamide adenosyltransferase → MIYTRTGDKGMTSLLDGSRVRKNSIRVDSYGTIDELNSLLGFGKHFIMNPAIVEKIHIVQLELFAVAAELADPKGEMYPAKIGEAEILRFETWIDEYVKLMNPAPKFIVPGSSQASGILHVARTVCRRAERLMTSLEEIEPVSSSLMKYVNRLSDVLYTFARFLEEQQELVNS, encoded by the coding sequence ATGATTTATACACGTACAGGTGATAAGGGGATGACTAGTCTGTTAGATGGTAGTCGTGTGCGGAAGAACAGTATACGCGTAGATAGTTACGGAACCATTGACGAGTTAAATTCATTATTAGGCTTTGGGAAGCATTTTATTATGAATCCAGCTATCGTAGAAAAAATCCATATTGTGCAGTTAGAGCTTTTTGCCGTCGCTGCTGAGTTGGCAGATCCTAAAGGGGAAATGTACCCTGCAAAAATTGGCGAGGCTGAAATTTTGCGTTTTGAAACTTGGATTGATGAATATGTCAAGCTTATGAATCCCGCTCCTAAATTTATAGTGCCAGGCAGCAGCCAGGCTTCTGGGATTCTACATGTAGCCCGTACTGTTTGCCGACGTGCTGAAAGGCTTATGACGTCACTAGAAGAGATAGAACCAGTGAGTTCGTCTTTAATGAAATATGTAAATCGCTTGTCTGATGTATTATACACCTTTGCCCGCTTTTTGGAAGAACAGCAAGAATTGGTTAATTCATAA